In Flavobacterium cerinum, one genomic interval encodes:
- the era gene encoding GTPase Era, translating into MAHKAGYVNIIGNPNVGKSTLMNAFVGERLSIITSKAQTTRHRILGIVNGDDFQILFSDTPGIIKPAYELQSSMMDFVKSAFEDADVLIYMVEIGEKELKDEAFFNKIIHAKIPVLLLLNKIDKSNQEQLEEQVNLWKEKVPNAEIFPISALENFNVSAVFDRIIELLPESPPYYPKDALTDKPERFFVNETIREKILLHYEKEIPYSVEIETEEFKEDDDIIRIRAVIMVERDTQKGIIIGHKGAAIKKVGIEARQDLEKFFGKQIHIEMFVKVNKDWRSNSYQLRRFGYNNK; encoded by the coding sequence ATGGCACATAAAGCAGGTTATGTTAACATCATCGGGAATCCAAATGTCGGGAAATCGACATTAATGAATGCCTTTGTTGGGGAACGCCTTTCTATTATAACTTCCAAAGCGCAAACAACACGTCACCGTATTCTCGGAATCGTAAATGGTGATGACTTCCAGATTTTGTTTTCCGATACACCCGGAATCATAAAACCCGCTTATGAACTACAGTCTTCAATGATGGATTTTGTGAAATCGGCGTTCGAAGATGCCGATGTATTAATATATATGGTTGAAATAGGAGAGAAAGAATTAAAAGATGAAGCTTTCTTTAATAAAATCATCCATGCTAAAATTCCGGTATTATTGTTACTGAATAAAATCGATAAATCGAATCAGGAACAACTGGAAGAACAGGTAAACCTTTGGAAAGAAAAAGTGCCGAATGCCGAAATTTTTCCGATTTCAGCATTAGAAAACTTTAATGTAAGTGCCGTTTTCGACAGAATAATCGAATTATTACCGGAATCACCGCCGTATTATCCGAAAGATGCGTTAACCGATAAACCGGAACGTTTCTTTGTAAACGAAACGATCCGTGAAAAAATCCTGTTGCATTATGAGAAAGAGATCCCATATTCGGTAGAGATCGAAACGGAAGAATTTAAAGAAGACGATGATATTATCCGAATCCGCGCTGTGATCATGGTGGAACGTGATACTCAAAAAGGAATCATCATCGGACATAAAGGAGCGGCGATTAAAAAGGTAGGAATTGAAGCCCGACAGGATCTTGAGAAATTCTTCGGAAAGCAAATCCATATCGAAATGTTCGTAAAAGTGAATAAAGACTGGAGAAGCAATAGCTATCAGTTGCGTCGTTTCGGATATAACAATAAATAA
- a CDS encoding GNAT family N-acetyltransferase — translation MEIKIRQEEENDFQAVFNLIENAFEKEEYSDHKEQFLVERLRKSAAYIPELALVAEQDGRIVGYLLLTKIKIKDENGKEAESLALAPVAVLQDFQGKGIGGQLIRYAHEKARKLGFGSIVLLGHEQYYPRFGYELTSKYGIRLPFDVPSENCMVIELVTGALQDVQGVVEYPKAFFE, via the coding sequence ATGGAAATAAAAATAAGGCAAGAAGAGGAAAACGATTTTCAAGCAGTTTTTAACCTGATTGAAAATGCTTTTGAAAAGGAGGAATACAGTGATCATAAAGAACAGTTTTTAGTGGAGCGATTACGGAAATCAGCGGCCTATATTCCGGAGTTAGCATTGGTTGCAGAACAGGATGGAAGGATTGTCGGTTATCTGTTGTTGACCAAAATTAAAATTAAAGACGAAAACGGAAAAGAAGCGGAATCATTAGCATTAGCGCCCGTAGCGGTTTTACAGGATTTTCAGGGAAAGGGTATAGGCGGACAGTTAATTCGTTATGCACATGAAAAAGCCCGGAAATTGGGATTCGGTTCTATTGTTTTATTGGGACATGAACAGTATTATCCGCGATTCGGTTATGAATTGACAAGTAAGTATGGCATCCGATTGCCTTTTGATGTTCCTTCTGAAAATTGTATGGTGATTGAATTGGTTACCGGAGCTTTACAGGATGTTCAGGGCGTTGTGGAATATCCGAAAGCGTTTTTTGAGTAA